The DNA window CGCGAAGGCGAAGTTCGGGCTGCTCAACGACCTCGCCGCCGAGTACGACGACCTGGCCGTGGTCGGGATCAACCCGAACGACGCGGCGGAGTACCCCGACGACTCCTTCGAGGCCATGCGCGAGCGGGTCGCGGACGGGACGGTCGCCTACGACGCGTACCTCCGGGACGAGACGGGCGAGGTCGCCGCGGCCTACGGCGCGGTGTGTACGCCCGACCCGTTCCTCTTCGGTCGCGAGGGCGGCGAGTGGCGGCTCGCGTACCACGGCCGGCTGGACGACGCGTTGAACCCCGACGACGAGCCGACCGAGTTCTACGTCCGCGACGCGGTCGACGCGGTCCTCGACGGCGAGGAGGTCCCGCACCCGGACCGGCCGTCGCGGGGCTGTTCGATCAAGTGGCCCGAGGAGTGAGGCGGGACGGGGAGAACGG is part of the Halorubrum aethiopicum genome and encodes:
- a CDS encoding thioredoxin family protein; translated protein: MVAMESDSELERGDAAPDFELPGTDGETHALDSFDVDALLVVFTCNHCPYAKAKFGLLNDLAAEYDDLAVVGINPNDAAEYPDDSFEAMRERVADGTVAYDAYLRDETGEVAAAYGAVCTPDPFLFGREGGEWRLAYHGRLDDALNPDDEPTEFYVRDAVDAVLDGEEVPHPDRPSRGCSIKWPEE